A single window of Streptomyces xanthii DNA harbors:
- a CDS encoding cellulose-binding protein — MAAGTSSSPFGFAVVRGWRGYRPEQVEEYAAALFRAAEEARARIGELTGREAELAAEAERLREAVAGLAPQTYESLGERARSLLGLVEEEAAAVRHAARAESEATAQAAAGAAEALRDAARAHADGVGERAAEWSDARETAARAEADGIRTLARHDAKRARDEALADFDATRRRAETLLADQAEDQAGRLDTAERELAAADRAQVEREVAAEAAAEARLAEAKQAFAEAQESARRAQEAADAQAAELLEQARARAGRIAEDTERVLGEHDEAREEVRDHMEHVRSSLAALTGRAMDPDPSA, encoded by the coding sequence ATGGCAGCGGGTACGTCGTCCTCGCCGTTCGGGTTCGCGGTCGTACGGGGGTGGCGCGGTTACCGCCCCGAGCAGGTCGAGGAGTACGCGGCCGCTCTGTTCCGGGCCGCCGAGGAGGCGCGGGCGCGGATCGGCGAACTGACCGGGCGGGAGGCCGAGCTGGCCGCGGAGGCGGAGCGGCTGCGCGAGGCCGTCGCCGGGCTCGCCCCGCAGACGTACGAGTCCCTGGGCGAGCGCGCCCGGAGCCTGCTCGGCCTCGTCGAGGAGGAGGCCGCCGCCGTGCGGCACGCCGCCCGCGCCGAGTCCGAGGCCACCGCGCAGGCCGCCGCCGGCGCCGCCGAGGCGCTGCGCGACGCCGCCCGCGCGCACGCCGACGGGGTGGGGGAGCGGGCCGCCGAGTGGTCCGACGCCCGGGAGACCGCGGCGCGGGCCGAGGCCGACGGGATCCGCACGCTGGCCCGGCACGACGCGAAGCGGGCCCGCGACGAGGCGCTCGCCGACTTCGACGCGACCCGCCGCCGCGCCGAGACCCTGCTCGCCGACCAGGCCGAGGACCAGGCCGGACGCCTCGACACCGCAGAGCGGGAGCTGGCCGCCGCCGACCGCGCCCAGGTCGAGCGCGAGGTCGCCGCCGAGGCCGCGGCCGAGGCCCGTCTCGCGGAGGCGAAGCAGGCCTTCGCCGAGGCGCAGGAGTCGGCCCGGCGCGCCCAGGAGGCCGCTGACGCGCAGGCCGCCGAGCTGCTGGAGCAGGCTCGCGCCCGCGCCGGCCGGATCGCCGAGGACACGGAACGGGTCCTCGGCGAGCACGACGAGGCCCGCGAGGAGGTCCGCGACCACATGGAGCACGTCCGCAGTTCGCTCGCGGCCCTGACCGGCCGCGCGATGGACCCGGACCCCTCCGCCTAG
- a CDS encoding ABC transporter permease, which translates to MSAANTVLKTSLRNFFAHKGRMALSAVAVLLSVAFVTGTLVFTDTMDKTFDKLFTATASDVTVSPKDSEVEGNDTGRPDALPASLLATVKQADGVKSAEGAVSSMNVTVVNADNKNMGSENGAPTIAGNWTRNDLRSMEITSGHAPRGPTEVMVDADTAKKHHLKLGDELRTISVSGDIKAKISGIASFTVTNPGAAVVYFDTATAQRELIGRTGQFTQLNIAAADGVSDTQLKKNVAAELSGNGTYKIQTQQETADANASDVGSFMDVIKYALLGFAGIAFLVGIFLIINTFSMLVAQRTREIGLMRAIGSSRKQVNRSVLVEALLLGVVGSVVGVGAGVGLAVGLMKLMSAAGMDLSTDDLTVKWTTPAVGLLLGIVVTVLAAYLPARRAGKVSPMAALRDAGTPADAKAGLVRAVIGLLLTGGGGFALYLATQADKASQGSLWLGAGIVASLIGFVVVGPLLAGIVVRVISAVLLRFFGPVGRMAERNALRNPRRTGATGAALMIGLALVACLSVVGSSMVASATDQLDKSVGADFIVEGQGGIKPQAADSLKKVRDSGLVSHVTEVKWVKTTLTTPGGVKEEEELSAASPSYAQDLRRETTSGELSAAYGKNAMSVGSEFAERNHLKVGDTMTVAFHHGSTAKLRIAAITSDDTAFDKGAMYTNVATAEQYLPEDRVPLNGMMFAKAADGKEDAAYKALKSSVAADPTVKVKDQTDYKETLKDQVGQLLNMIYGLLALAIIVAILGVVNTLALSVVERTREIGLMRAIGLSRRQLRRMIRLESVVIALFGALLGLGLGMGWGATAQKLLALEGLGVLEIPWPTIIAVFIGSAFVGLFAALIPAFRAGRMNVLNAIATE; encoded by the coding sequence ATGAGTGCCGCGAACACCGTCCTGAAGACCTCGCTGCGCAACTTCTTCGCGCACAAGGGCCGCATGGCCCTCTCCGCCGTCGCCGTGCTCCTGTCCGTCGCCTTCGTGACCGGCACCCTCGTGTTCACCGACACGATGGACAAGACCTTCGACAAGCTGTTCACGGCCACCGCCTCCGACGTCACCGTCAGCCCCAAGGACTCCGAGGTCGAGGGCAACGACACCGGACGGCCCGACGCCCTGCCCGCCTCGCTCCTCGCCACCGTGAAGCAGGCCGACGGCGTCAAGTCCGCCGAGGGCGCGGTCAGTTCCATGAACGTGACCGTCGTGAACGCCGACAACAAGAACATGGGCTCCGAGAACGGCGCCCCGACCATCGCCGGCAACTGGACCAGGAACGACCTCCGCTCCATGGAGATCACCTCCGGCCACGCCCCGCGCGGGCCCACCGAGGTCATGGTCGACGCCGACACCGCGAAGAAGCACCACCTCAAGCTCGGCGACGAGCTGCGCACGATCTCCGTCTCCGGCGACATCAAGGCGAAGATCAGCGGCATCGCCTCCTTCACCGTCACCAACCCGGGCGCGGCCGTCGTCTACTTCGACACCGCCACCGCCCAGCGCGAACTCATCGGCAGGACCGGCCAGTTCACGCAGCTCAACATCGCCGCCGCCGACGGCGTCAGCGACACGCAGCTCAAGAAGAACGTCGCCGCGGAACTCTCCGGGAACGGCACCTACAAGATCCAGACCCAGCAGGAGACCGCGGACGCCAACGCCTCCGACGTCGGCTCCTTCATGGACGTCATCAAGTACGCCCTCCTCGGCTTCGCCGGCATCGCCTTCCTCGTCGGCATCTTCCTCATCATCAACACGTTCTCGATGCTGGTCGCCCAGCGCACCCGCGAGATCGGCCTGATGCGCGCCATCGGCTCCTCCCGCAAGCAGGTCAACCGCTCCGTCCTCGTCGAGGCGCTGCTCCTCGGCGTCGTCGGCTCCGTGGTGGGCGTCGGCGCCGGTGTGGGCCTCGCCGTCGGCCTCATGAAGCTCATGTCCGCCGCCGGCATGGACCTGTCCACCGACGACCTCACCGTGAAGTGGACGACCCCCGCGGTCGGCCTCCTCCTCGGCATCGTCGTCACCGTCCTCGCCGCCTACCTGCCCGCCCGCCGGGCCGGCAAGGTCTCCCCGATGGCCGCCCTGCGCGACGCCGGCACCCCCGCCGACGCCAAGGCCGGACTCGTCCGCGCCGTCATCGGCCTGCTGCTCACGGGCGGCGGCGGCTTCGCCCTCTATCTCGCCACCCAGGCCGACAAGGCGAGCCAGGGCTCGCTGTGGCTCGGCGCCGGCATCGTCGCCTCGCTCATCGGCTTCGTGGTCGTCGGCCCGCTCCTCGCCGGCATCGTGGTCCGCGTCATCAGCGCCGTACTGCTCCGCTTCTTCGGCCCCGTCGGCCGGATGGCCGAGCGCAACGCGCTGCGCAACCCGCGCCGCACCGGCGCCACCGGCGCGGCCCTGATGATCGGCCTCGCGCTCGTCGCCTGCCTCTCCGTCGTCGGCTCCTCGATGGTCGCCTCGGCCACCGACCAGCTCGACAAGTCGGTCGGCGCCGACTTCATCGTCGAGGGCCAGGGCGGCATCAAGCCCCAGGCCGCCGACTCCCTCAAGAAGGTGCGCGACAGCGGGCTCGTCTCCCACGTCACCGAGGTCAAGTGGGTCAAGACCACCCTCACCACCCCCGGCGGCGTCAAGGAGGAGGAAGAGCTCTCCGCCGCCAGCCCCAGCTACGCCCAGGACCTGCGGCGCGAGACCACCTCCGGTGAGCTCTCGGCGGCGTACGGGAAGAACGCGATGTCGGTCGGCTCCGAGTTCGCCGAGCGCAACCACCTCAAGGTCGGCGACACGATGACCGTCGCCTTCCACCACGGCTCCACCGCCAAGCTGAGGATCGCGGCGATCACCTCGGACGACACCGCGTTCGACAAGGGCGCGATGTACACCAACGTCGCCACCGCCGAGCAGTACCTGCCCGAGGACCGGGTGCCGCTCAACGGGATGATGTTCGCCAAGGCCGCCGACGGCAAGGAGGACGCCGCCTACAAGGCGCTCAAGTCGTCCGTCGCCGCCGACCCGACCGTCAAGGTCAAGGACCAGACCGACTACAAGGAGACCCTCAAGGACCAGGTCGGCCAGCTCCTCAACATGATCTACGGGCTCCTCGCCCTCGCGATCATCGTGGCGATCCTCGGCGTCGTGAACACCCTGGCCCTGTCGGTCGTCGAGCGGACCCGCGAGATCGGCCTGATGCGCGCCATCGGCCTCTCCCGCCGCCAGCTGCGCCGCATGATCCGCCTGGAGTCGGTCGTCATCGCCCTCTTCGGCGCCCTGCTCGGCCTCGGCCTGGGCATGGGCTGGGGCGCCACGGCCCAGAAGCTCCTCGCCCTGGAGGGCCTCGGGGTCCTGGAGATCCCGTGGCCGACGATCATCGCGGTCTTCATCGGCTCGGCCTTCGTGGGCCTCTTCGCCGCCCTGATCCCGGCCTTCCGGGCCGGCCGCATGAACGTCCTGAACGCGATCGCAACGGAGTAG
- a CDS encoding MFS transporter: MIARGESGAQRALIAASFVSRIGNGLFNAAAVLYFTLVVHLPATQVGAGLTIAGLVGMAAGVPAGNLADRYGPRTVWLCAVAVQAVTMAAFVLIDSWLVFTLLATLDRLGASAAGAAGGALVARSGGDRPAAFRARLRTFVNLGVVIGTLGAGVALQIDTRAAYTTLILANAASFVGAGLIGLLGVPDYRPLPRPAEHRRWSVLADRPFVVFVGLYSLMGLQYQVVSLLLPIWLSAHTDAPRWTVAAVYAISSGVCVLLQSRLGAKVETPRQGGRAFRLAGLLFLVSCPLMALTADVPAWVAPVLAVLAVVIHSVGEVWESSAGFALGFGLAPEHAQGQYQGLFGIGFEAGQALAPIVLTGAVLALGQTGWLLLGVLFAALGLAGPLVASWGERTRAAAREALPATD; this comes from the coding sequence ATGATCGCTCGGGGGGAGTCCGGGGCTCAGCGGGCCCTGATCGCGGCCAGTTTCGTCAGCCGGATCGGCAACGGCCTGTTCAACGCGGCCGCCGTCCTCTACTTCACGCTCGTCGTGCACCTGCCCGCGACGCAGGTCGGCGCGGGCCTGACGATCGCGGGGCTCGTCGGGATGGCGGCCGGGGTACCGGCCGGGAACCTGGCCGACCGGTACGGGCCGCGCACGGTCTGGCTGTGCGCGGTCGCCGTGCAGGCGGTCACGATGGCCGCGTTCGTGCTCATCGACAGCTGGCTCGTGTTCACGCTCCTCGCCACGCTGGACCGGCTGGGTGCCTCGGCGGCCGGTGCGGCCGGCGGCGCGCTGGTCGCGCGCTCCGGCGGGGACCGCCCGGCCGCCTTCCGGGCCCGCCTGCGCACGTTCGTCAACCTCGGCGTCGTCATCGGCACCCTGGGCGCGGGCGTCGCCCTCCAGATCGACACCCGCGCCGCCTACACGACGCTGATCCTCGCCAACGCGGCCAGCTTCGTCGGCGCCGGTCTGATCGGGCTCCTCGGCGTCCCGGACTACCGGCCGCTGCCCCGGCCCGCGGAGCACCGCCGCTGGTCGGTCCTGGCCGACCGCCCGTTCGTGGTGTTCGTCGGGCTCTACAGCCTGATGGGTCTCCAGTACCAGGTGGTCTCCCTGCTGCTGCCGATCTGGCTGAGCGCCCACACCGACGCGCCGCGCTGGACCGTCGCCGCCGTCTACGCGATCAGCAGCGGGGTCTGCGTGCTGCTGCAGAGCCGGCTCGGGGCCAAGGTGGAGACGCCGCGGCAGGGCGGGCGCGCGTTCCGTCTCGCCGGGCTGCTGTTCCTCGTCAGCTGCCCGCTGATGGCGCTCACCGCCGACGTCCCGGCCTGGGTGGCGCCGGTCCTCGCGGTCCTCGCCGTCGTCATCCACAGCGTGGGGGAGGTGTGGGAGTCCTCGGCCGGGTTCGCCCTCGGCTTCGGCCTGGCGCCCGAGCACGCGCAGGGCCAGTACCAGGGCCTGTTCGGCATCGGCTTCGAGGCGGGCCAGGCGCTCGCCCCGATCGTCCTGACCGGCGCGGTCCTGGCCCTCGGGCAGACGGGGTGGCTGCTGCTCGGCGTCCTCTTCGCGGCCCTCGGCCTGGCCGGCCCGCTGGTGGCGTCCTGGGGCGAACGCACCCGGGCCGCGGCCCGGGAAGCGCTGCCGGCGACCGACTAG
- a CDS encoding DUF485 domain-containing protein has product MPHPAHAHRPHAYRLPRHPDLPPPGGPAPELRLLRTAYRRQRRVATLTALGYFTSFLLLSAFAPTFMNSSAHGGLSTGLLIGLCQLPVTGLALLLYEITARRRVDPLAHRLRRRGRDTTGGTPR; this is encoded by the coding sequence ATGCCGCACCCCGCCCACGCCCACCGGCCGCACGCCTACCGGCTCCCCCGCCACCCCGACCTGCCGCCGCCCGGAGGTCCCGCACCCGAACTGCGGCTGCTGCGCACCGCGTACCGCCGGCAGCGCCGCGTGGCCACGCTCACCGCGCTCGGCTACTTCACGTCGTTCCTGCTCCTGTCCGCGTTCGCGCCCACCTTCATGAACAGTTCCGCGCACGGCGGCCTGTCCACGGGACTGCTCATCGGCCTGTGCCAACTGCCGGTCACCGGGCTGGCGTTGCTCCTCTACGAGATCACGGCACGGCGGCGCGTCGACCCGCTCGCCCACCGGCTGCGCCGCCGCGGCCGCGACACGACGGGAGGCACCCCCCGATGA
- a CDS encoding MDR family MFS transporter: MNSSVAEGASDRRRGAVVAALMLSMALAALDSTIVSTAVPQIVGDLGGFTVFSWLFSGYLLAVTVTLPVYGKLSDTLGRKPVLIAGSALFLLGSVLCASAWDMGSLIAFRVVQGLGGGAIQGTVQTLAADLYPLEERPKIQAKLSTVWATSSVLGPALGGVLASTAGWRWIFLINVPIGAVALFFVVRHLHEPRRERRERASVDWAGALAVFAAGGVLLTWLVQGGVAWAWGSAPSLGLLAAGLALVGAVFLIERRAAEPILPGWVWRRRTIAAVNLALGSLGLLMVAPTTFLPTYAQSVLGLSPVAAGFVLSVMTLSWPVSAAFSQHVYRRIGFRNTAALGITGALAVLLAFPFLPYPGSAWQPALLSLLLGAALGLFQLPLIVGVQSTVDWSERGTATASVLFYRQIGQTVGAALFGAVANGVIAGRLGAHADLDSVAGDPRAPGVRPAIDAAVDAVYLGAAAAAAVALLVLLTLAPRRFPVLDRPAPVPNHQNRTPEPTD; this comes from the coding sequence GTGAACTCGTCCGTGGCCGAAGGGGCCTCTGACCGGCGGCGCGGCGCGGTCGTGGCCGCGCTGATGCTGTCCATGGCACTGGCCGCGCTCGACTCCACCATCGTCTCCACCGCCGTTCCGCAGATCGTCGGGGACCTCGGCGGCTTCACCGTCTTCTCGTGGCTGTTCTCCGGCTATCTCCTCGCGGTGACGGTCACGCTGCCCGTCTACGGGAAGCTGTCCGACACCCTCGGCCGCAAGCCGGTGCTGATCGCGGGCAGCGCCCTGTTCCTGCTCGGCTCGGTGCTGTGCGCGTCGGCCTGGGACATGGGCTCGCTGATCGCGTTCCGTGTCGTGCAGGGGCTGGGCGGCGGCGCCATCCAGGGCACGGTGCAGACGCTCGCCGCCGATCTGTACCCCCTGGAGGAGCGCCCGAAGATCCAGGCGAAGCTGTCGACGGTCTGGGCCACCTCCTCGGTGCTCGGCCCGGCGCTCGGCGGCGTCCTCGCCTCCACGGCCGGCTGGCGCTGGATCTTCCTGATCAACGTGCCGATCGGCGCGGTCGCGCTGTTCTTCGTCGTACGCCATCTGCACGAGCCGCGCCGGGAGCGCCGGGAGCGCGCCTCGGTCGACTGGGCCGGTGCGCTGGCCGTGTTCGCGGCCGGCGGCGTCCTGCTGACCTGGCTGGTGCAGGGCGGCGTCGCCTGGGCCTGGGGCTCGGCCCCCTCGCTGGGCCTGCTCGCCGCCGGACTCGCCCTGGTCGGCGCCGTGTTCCTGATCGAGCGACGGGCCGCCGAACCGATCCTGCCGGGCTGGGTGTGGCGCCGCCGCACCATCGCCGCGGTCAATCTGGCACTCGGCTCGCTGGGCCTGCTGATGGTCGCCCCGACCACGTTCCTGCCCACGTACGCGCAGTCGGTGCTCGGCCTGTCGCCGGTCGCGGCCGGGTTCGTGCTGTCCGTGATGACGCTCAGCTGGCCGGTGTCGGCCGCGTTCAGCCAGCACGTGTACCGCAGGATCGGCTTCCGGAACACCGCCGCGCTCGGCATCACCGGCGCCCTCGCGGTCCTCCTCGCGTTCCCGTTCCTGCCCTACCCGGGCTCGGCCTGGCAGCCCGCGCTGCTCAGCCTGCTGCTCGGCGCCGCCCTCGGGCTCTTCCAACTGCCGCTCATCGTGGGCGTGCAGTCCACGGTCGACTGGTCGGAGCGCGGCACGGCGACCGCCTCCGTCCTCTTCTACCGCCAGATCGGCCAGACCGTCGGCGCCGCCCTGTTCGGCGCCGTCGCCAACGGCGTGATCGCCGGCCGGCTCGGTGCGCACGCCGACCTGGACTCGGTGGCCGGCGACCCGCGGGCGCCCGGGGTGCGCCCGGCGATCGACGCGGCCGTGGACGCCGTGTACCTGGGCGCGGCGGCCGCCGCGGCGGTGGCCCTGCTGGTCCTGCTGACCCTGGCCCCGCGCCGCTTCCCGGTCCTGGACCGCCCGGCACCGGTACCGAACCACCAGAACCGAACACCGGAACCAACCGACTGA
- a CDS encoding ABC transporter ATP-binding protein — translation MTSAVTIPRHGGTGGLTAVAARARQVVKAYGTGETRVVALDHVDVDIARGQFTAIMGPSGSGKSTLMHCLAGLDNVTAGQIYLDDTEITGLKDKKLTQLRRDRIGFIFQAFNLLPTLNALENITLPMDIAGRKPDRQWLDRVVQTVGLAERLKHRPTELSGGQQQRVAVARALAARPEIIFGDEPTGNLDSRAGAEVLGFLRRSVDELGQTIVMVTHDPVAASYADRVLYLADGRIVDEMLRPTADAVLDRMKDFDARGRTS, via the coding sequence GTGACATCGGCTGTGACCATTCCCAGGCACGGGGGCACCGGAGGGCTGACGGCCGTCGCCGCGCGGGCGCGGCAGGTCGTCAAGGCGTACGGGACGGGGGAGACCCGCGTCGTCGCGCTCGACCACGTCGACGTCGACATCGCCCGCGGCCAGTTCACCGCGATCATGGGCCCGTCCGGCTCCGGCAAGTCCACGCTCATGCACTGCCTGGCCGGACTCGACAACGTCACCGCGGGCCAGATCTACCTCGACGACACCGAGATCACCGGCCTCAAGGACAAGAAGCTGACCCAGCTGCGGCGCGACCGCATCGGCTTCATCTTCCAGGCCTTCAACCTGCTGCCGACGCTGAACGCGCTGGAGAACATCACGCTGCCGATGGACATCGCGGGCCGCAAGCCCGACCGGCAGTGGCTCGACCGGGTCGTGCAGACCGTCGGCCTCGCCGAGCGCCTCAAGCACCGGCCCACCGAACTGTCCGGCGGCCAGCAGCAGCGCGTCGCCGTGGCCCGCGCCCTCGCCGCCCGGCCCGAGATCATCTTCGGCGACGAGCCCACCGGAAACCTCGACTCGCGCGCCGGCGCCGAGGTCCTCGGCTTCCTGCGCCGCTCCGTCGACGAGCTCGGCCAGACCATCGTCATGGTCACCCACGACCCGGTCGCCGCCTCCTACGCCGACCGCGTCCTCTACCTGGCCGACGGCCGCATCGTCGACGAGATGCTCCGGCCCACCGCCGACGCCGTCCTCGACCGCATGAAGGACTTCGACGCCCGGGGCCGTACGTCATGA
- a CDS encoding type II toxin-antitoxin system Phd/YefM family antitoxin, producing MSETLPITEARAKFGSLVRRTAHARERITITDHGQPAAVFINPSELAELEERVLELEEQLAVSRYRSEKEAGTFVGVPHDEVGKLLGLEGE from the coding sequence ATGAGTGAGACGCTGCCCATCACCGAGGCCCGTGCCAAGTTCGGCTCCCTGGTCCGCCGTACGGCACACGCGCGCGAGCGCATCACGATCACGGATCACGGTCAGCCCGCGGCGGTGTTCATCAACCCCAGCGAGCTGGCGGAGCTGGAGGAACGGGTGCTGGAGCTGGAGGAGCAGTTGGCCGTCTCCCGGTACCGGTCCGAGAAGGAAGCCGGCACTTTCGTCGGCGTACCGCACGACGAGGTCGGAAAGCTCCTCGGACTGGAGGGCGAGTGA
- a CDS encoding helix-turn-helix domain-containing protein, with product MTEENEKTDAATDRRTLPDHPVRIALLDLLAELGTVTSTQAAARLGHSSGLCSFHLRQLARHGLIEEAPHGGGRIRPWRLRWDDPRSAARATARTVSAELFLTPDEADELAERVRALAAPYAHRAAHPEGASRWTLDAAFRPAP from the coding sequence GTGACCGAGGAGAACGAGAAGACCGACGCGGCGACGGACCGCAGGACGCTGCCCGACCATCCCGTGCGGATCGCGCTGCTCGACCTGCTCGCCGAGCTGGGCACCGTGACCTCCACGCAGGCGGCGGCCCGGCTCGGGCACAGCTCGGGCCTGTGCTCCTTCCATCTGCGCCAGTTGGCCCGGCACGGCCTGATCGAGGAGGCCCCGCACGGCGGCGGCCGCATCCGCCCGTGGCGGCTGCGCTGGGACGACCCGCGCAGCGCCGCCCGGGCCACCGCGCGCACGGTGAGCGCCGAGCTGTTCCTGACGCCGGACGAGGCCGACGAGCTCGCCGAGCGGGTACGGGCCCTGGCCGCGCCGTACGCCCACCGCGCCGCGCACCCGGAGGGCGCGTCCCGCTGGACCCTGGACGCGGCCTTCCGGCCCGCCCCCTGA
- a CDS encoding sodium/solute symporter → MRDVSSESMALVAFTAVATITLLLCVMTGPDRDDLEEFYTGFGSLSPMRNGLAIAGDYISAASVLGTGGVIALMGHDGIVLALSTALSLMLLMFLLAEPLRNAGRFTMGDVFARRTPGRAVRMAACAATLTALLPIMLVQLAGSGDLMAFLLGFTSQGFRTGCVLTLGALMIGYAAIGGMKGTALIQILKIVMLLGSGTVVAVLVLRRFDWDPGALLAAAAGRSEAGRAYLTSGLQFSGGPNPRLDMISSELTVVLGGACLPHVTMRMYTARHAREVRRSMSWAVSSVAVFVLIVSVVGVGAAALVGRDAIAAADPQGNTAYLLGARAAFGPTMTTTESLLFTAVTTALFLTLLASVAGMILACANTLAHDVFAHRGEQPSPRRELRLARLSALAVGVPAILLATVVQHRNLQPLVTLSFCLGASALAPALVYSLFWRRYTRAGLLWTLLGGSVACLVLMTGTNLVSGSPASMFPGRDFNWFPFTTTGLVSIPLGFLLGWLGTVLTSPREQREQQARYEAVEGWILAGAPVPQQPGPHPTGPYPSGPRRTGGRA, encoded by the coding sequence ATGAGGGACGTCTCCTCGGAGTCCATGGCCCTGGTCGCCTTCACCGCGGTCGCCACCATCACGCTGCTGCTCTGCGTCATGACCGGCCCCGACCGCGACGACCTGGAGGAGTTCTACACCGGCTTCGGCTCCCTGAGCCCGATGCGCAACGGGCTGGCGATCGCCGGTGACTACATCTCCGCGGCGAGCGTCCTCGGCACCGGCGGCGTCATCGCCCTGATGGGCCACGACGGCATCGTGCTGGCCCTCAGCACCGCGCTCTCCCTGATGCTGCTGATGTTCCTGCTGGCCGAACCCCTGCGCAACGCGGGCCGGTTCACGATGGGGGACGTGTTCGCCCGGCGTACTCCGGGCCGCGCCGTCCGCATGGCCGCCTGCGCCGCCACGCTCACCGCCCTGCTGCCCATCATGCTCGTCCAGCTCGCGGGCTCCGGCGACCTCATGGCGTTCCTGCTCGGCTTCACCAGCCAGGGCTTCCGCACCGGCTGCGTCCTCACCCTCGGCGCCCTGATGATCGGCTACGCGGCGATCGGCGGGATGAAGGGCACCGCCCTCATCCAGATCCTCAAGATCGTGATGCTGCTCGGCTCCGGTACCGTGGTCGCCGTCCTCGTCCTGCGCCGCTTCGACTGGGACCCGGGCGCGCTGCTCGCCGCGGCGGCCGGACGCAGCGAGGCGGGCCGCGCCTACCTCACCTCGGGCCTGCAGTTCTCCGGTGGGCCCAACCCCCGCCTGGACATGATCAGTTCGGAGCTGACCGTGGTCCTCGGCGGCGCCTGCCTCCCCCACGTCACCATGCGCATGTACACGGCGCGGCACGCGCGCGAGGTGCGCCGGTCGATGTCCTGGGCGGTCTCCTCGGTCGCCGTCTTCGTACTGATCGTCTCGGTCGTCGGGGTCGGTGCGGCGGCCCTCGTCGGCCGGGACGCCATCGCCGCCGCCGACCCTCAGGGCAACACGGCGTACCTGCTGGGCGCGCGGGCGGCCTTCGGCCCGACGATGACGACGACCGAGTCGCTGCTCTTCACCGCCGTCACCACCGCCCTGTTCCTCACCCTGCTCGCGTCGGTCGCGGGCATGATCCTGGCCTGTGCGAACACCCTCGCCCACGACGTCTTCGCCCACCGCGGCGAGCAACCCTCCCCGCGCCGGGAACTGAGACTGGCCCGCCTGTCGGCCCTCGCGGTCGGCGTCCCCGCGATCCTGCTCGCGACGGTCGTCCAGCACCGCAACCTGCAGCCGCTGGTCACCCTGTCCTTCTGCCTGGGCGCCTCGGCGCTGGCCCCCGCGCTCGTCTACAGCCTCTTCTGGCGCCGCTACACCCGGGCGGGCCTGCTGTGGACGCTGCTGGGCGGCTCGGTGGCCTGCCTGGTCCTGATGACGGGCACGAACCTGGTCTCGGGCAGCCCGGCCTCGATGTTCCCCGGCCGGGACTTCAACTGGTTCCCGTTCACCACGACCGGCCTGGTCTCCATCCCGCTGGGCTTCCTCCTCGGCTGGCTGGGCACCGTCCTGACCTCTCCGCGCGAACAGCGGGAGCAGCAGGCACGGTACGAGGCGGTGGAGGGCTGGATCCTGGCGGGCGCGCCCGTCCCCCAGCAGCCCGGCCCGCACCCCACCGGCCCGTACCCGTCCGGTCCGCGCCGGACCGGTGGTCGCGCCTAG
- the def gene encoding peptide deformylase has protein sequence MGADGLLPEVERGAVRRITVIGEDVLHRRLRAATEADFGTADLDRLIDDMFATNHVAHGAGLAANQVDVDLQLFVWDMEDDWGVRHTGHVLNPVLDEEPVATRRLVDEMEGCLSVPGPYKPVPRADHAVVRGQDKDGNAIVVEGRGYFARCLQHETDHLHGRLYVDRLTRRDRRDALREMAELRDGVLARRAKTAEALGK, from the coding sequence ATGGGCGCGGACGGGCTGCTGCCGGAGGTGGAGCGGGGCGCGGTGCGGCGCATCACGGTCATCGGGGAGGACGTGCTGCACCGCCGACTGCGCGCGGCCACGGAGGCCGACTTCGGGACTGCGGACCTCGACCGGCTGATCGACGACATGTTCGCCACGAACCACGTGGCGCACGGCGCGGGCCTCGCGGCGAACCAGGTGGACGTCGACCTCCAGCTGTTCGTCTGGGACATGGAGGACGACTGGGGTGTCCGGCACACCGGGCACGTCCTCAACCCCGTGCTCGACGAGGAGCCCGTCGCCACGCGCCGCCTGGTCGACGAGATGGAGGGCTGCCTCTCCGTGCCGGGCCCCTACAAGCCGGTGCCGCGCGCCGACCACGCCGTCGTCCGGGGACAGGACAAGGACGGGAACGCGATCGTCGTCGAGGGGCGCGGCTACTTCGCCCGCTGCCTCCAGCACGAGACCGACCACCTCCACGGCCGCCTCTACGTGGACCGGCTCACCCGGCGCGACCGGCGGGACGCGCTGCGGGAGATGGCCGAGCTGCGGGACGGAGTGCTCGCGCGGCGGGCGAAGACGGCCGAGGCGCTGGGGAAATAG
- a CDS encoding type II toxin-antitoxin system RelE family toxin, which translates to MSYRILWHERATSAAVRFLKEDPDGLRQAYAAADLLAEDPRPRGTTAYGSPELRRMHVGRYRLLYEIDNGTITVVVLNIGRIP; encoded by the coding sequence GTGAGCTACCGCATCCTCTGGCACGAGCGGGCGACCAGCGCCGCGGTGCGCTTCCTCAAGGAAGACCCTGACGGGTTACGTCAGGCCTACGCGGCAGCGGATCTGCTCGCCGAGGATCCCCGCCCGAGAGGGACCACGGCCTATGGCTCTCCCGAGCTCCGTCGCATGCACGTCGGGCGCTACCGCCTCCTCTACGAGATCGACAACGGCACCATCACGGTCGTCGTTCTGAACATCGGGCGCATTCCCTGA